The Trichocoleus sp. FACHB-46 genome has a segment encoding these proteins:
- a CDS encoding glycosyltransferase family 2 protein: MSCESCYIALAAHLLIISLKDFSMKLSVIVPCFNAADTIGVQLEALAKQEWSEQWEVIVVDNGSTDNSLAIAKQFKDRVPNLRIVDASDQPGAAHARNTGAKVAQGEFLAFCDADDEVAESWVAAMGQALAEHDFVAGRHEFDKLNEPWLLKSRTLLQQKGLQDYKYPPFLPHAASSNLGIKRAIHEAVGGYDETMLRLQDTDYCWRVQLAGTELKFVDTVVIQYRLRDSLAKRFQQARLWGVYNVLLYKKYRPLGMPALPWQSGLLEWVRLLKRSRQLSQKGSRVRWLGDLARCIGRIEGSIKYRVWAL, from the coding sequence ATGAGTTGTGAAAGTTGCTACATTGCTTTAGCAGCTCATCTTCTGATTATTTCCTTAAAAGATTTTTCTATGAAGCTGAGTGTAATTGTTCCTTGCTTCAATGCGGCTGACACGATCGGAGTGCAATTAGAGGCACTGGCAAAGCAGGAGTGGTCCGAACAGTGGGAAGTAATTGTTGTAGATAACGGTTCAACCGATAACTCACTAGCGATCGCCAAACAATTCAAAGATCGTGTTCCAAATCTGCGAATTGTTGATGCATCTGATCAACCTGGTGCTGCTCATGCTCGCAACACAGGAGCCAAAGTGGCTCAAGGAGAGTTTCTTGCCTTCTGTGATGCGGATGACGAAGTTGCCGAAAGTTGGGTGGCGGCAATGGGGCAGGCCTTGGCTGAGCACGACTTTGTTGCCGGTCGCCATGAATTTGACAAGCTTAATGAACCTTGGCTTCTCAAATCTCGTACTCTTTTGCAGCAAAAAGGCTTGCAGGACTATAAGTATCCTCCGTTCTTACCTCATGCTGCTAGCAGCAATTTGGGCATTAAACGTGCCATTCACGAAGCTGTTGGTGGGTATGACGAAACAATGCTACGCCTGCAAGACACTGATTACTGCTGGCGAGTCCAACTAGCAGGAACTGAGCTGAAGTTTGTGGATACGGTGGTGATTCAGTACCGTCTCCGTGATTCTTTAGCCAAACGGTTTCAGCAAGCTCGGCTCTGGGGAGTCTACAACGTCTTGCTCTACAAGAAATACCGACCTTTGGGTATGCCTGCGTTACCTTGGCAATCTGGTCTTTTAGAATGGGTCCGTTTGTTGAAACGCTCTCGTCAGCTTTCTCAAAAAGGTTCACGAGTGCGCTGGTTGGGTGATCTAGCTAGGTGCATTGGTAGAATTGAAGGCTCGATTAAATATCGGGTTTGGGCTTTATAA